In one window of Hyalangium ruber DNA:
- a CDS encoding SNF2-related protein, which translates to MQSPVDTRESLPPQDGLWLRALKAEVQPTTFKKGREYAESRRVFGLQREGDRIRAQVAGSTGERYEVILEPKDGKLTSTCSCPSWNTYGPHCKHVVAAALIYATRFRPPPPPEPKRPVAPPEPKPEEALADAVDDEVPVPELPPSADPVSLPALAKVESWLGLSAQADYEFFYRLTPSSTGPSGRHWVMDVRRNDAQMKGPVHVKRLLQAGTRIAPADERVFLILAKHEHRYDSRIVLSDEDLADLLDLLRQRRVIYRGTALIFSETPCRPQIHLESRADGATARIELLFPDGSSFPLKDVILLGGKRTWVIQAQNLYAVEPDFPPRLLRKWLLEPTMSFPAPQLDRVLTFFAAHLPRFRMAFKADNIDVDESVEPHFVLTMEGSPERVKVQLAARYGQTTVPVSPTASHLGYASGVGNDSRKLYRRREELERGAGKRLTELGLRFDGQANAYEASGDSALEFWARGLASLPQEWERFGVQAPKVRLRPKLKPRVRVGMSGVSWFDLDAEFVTDDQAVDLGAVRMWLESGRRFVPLKDGSFAEADPAEIKRVADILEEAGAMPGRTRTRLPLHQGVALDLLADLGEFTEVEAKARQAMMELRDTAGVPKISMPEGLQATLRHYQEGGLSWLWFLHRHGLSGILADDMGLGKTIQSLSLLQKVANEEGRKPSLVVAPTSVLANWEREAERFTPGLKVMVWHGQDRKERAEDLKDMDLVLTSYALVRRDLDQLSQVGFRYVILDEAQNIKNADSATAQACKSLPSDTRLALTGTPLENRLSELWSLFDFLMPGFLGSAEGFSDRYEQPIQVANDISVRDRLRRRIQPFILRRLKTEVASDLPPKTESVAWCEMEPGQAALYREVLDESRRKVSESIEKVGFKRSRVSILAALMRLRQVCCDPRLLKLPPNTLLPPSAKVERFGQLVDDLVAEGHRALVFSQFTEMLELLKAEADKRGLQYLYLDGRTKDRMAKVDDFNRPDGPPLFFISLKAGGTGLNLTAADYVIHFDPWWNPAVEDQATDRTHRIGQTRAVISYKLITRGTVEEKILSLQKRKKDLAAGVLGTEGDFGKSLTEQDIQDLFNEG; encoded by the coding sequence GTGCAATCTCCCGTCGACACCCGAGAATCTCTTCCCCCGCAGGACGGCTTGTGGCTGCGCGCCCTCAAGGCCGAAGTGCAGCCGACTACCTTCAAGAAGGGCCGCGAGTACGCGGAGAGCCGCCGCGTCTTCGGACTCCAGCGTGAAGGCGACCGCATCCGCGCCCAGGTGGCCGGCTCCACCGGAGAGCGCTACGAGGTCATCCTCGAGCCCAAGGACGGCAAGCTCACCTCCACGTGCTCCTGCCCGTCCTGGAATACCTACGGGCCGCACTGCAAGCACGTGGTCGCCGCGGCGCTCATCTACGCCACGCGCTTCCGTCCCCCTCCGCCGCCCGAGCCCAAGCGGCCGGTAGCGCCGCCCGAGCCCAAGCCCGAAGAGGCCCTCGCGGACGCCGTGGACGACGAGGTCCCCGTTCCGGAACTGCCGCCCTCGGCCGACCCGGTGAGCCTGCCGGCGCTGGCCAAGGTGGAGAGCTGGCTGGGCCTGTCCGCCCAGGCGGACTACGAGTTCTTCTATCGGCTGACGCCCTCCAGCACGGGCCCGAGCGGGCGCCACTGGGTGATGGACGTGCGCCGCAACGACGCCCAGATGAAGGGGCCCGTACACGTCAAGCGCCTGCTGCAGGCGGGCACGCGCATCGCTCCGGCCGACGAGCGCGTCTTCCTCATCCTCGCCAAGCACGAGCACCGCTACGACTCGCGCATCGTCCTCTCGGATGAGGACCTCGCGGACCTGTTGGATCTGCTGCGCCAGCGCCGCGTCATCTACCGGGGCACGGCGCTGATCTTCTCGGAGACGCCGTGTCGCCCGCAGATCCACCTCGAGTCTCGCGCGGACGGGGCCACCGCGCGCATCGAGCTGCTCTTCCCGGATGGGTCGAGCTTCCCGCTCAAGGATGTCATCCTCCTGGGAGGCAAGCGCACCTGGGTCATCCAGGCCCAGAACCTGTATGCGGTGGAGCCGGACTTCCCGCCGCGGCTGCTGCGCAAGTGGCTGTTGGAGCCGACGATGTCCTTCCCGGCGCCCCAGCTCGATCGGGTGCTGACGTTCTTCGCCGCGCACCTGCCGCGCTTCCGCATGGCGTTCAAGGCGGACAACATCGACGTGGACGAGTCGGTGGAGCCGCACTTCGTGCTCACCATGGAGGGCTCCCCCGAGCGCGTGAAGGTGCAGCTGGCCGCACGCTACGGGCAGACCACGGTGCCGGTGTCCCCGACCGCCAGCCACCTGGGCTACGCCAGCGGCGTGGGCAATGACAGCCGCAAGCTCTACCGGCGCCGCGAGGAGCTGGAGCGCGGCGCTGGCAAGCGCCTGACGGAGCTGGGCCTGCGCTTCGACGGTCAGGCCAATGCCTATGAGGCCAGCGGAGACTCCGCGCTCGAGTTCTGGGCGCGCGGGCTCGCCTCGTTGCCCCAGGAGTGGGAGCGCTTCGGCGTGCAGGCCCCCAAGGTGCGCCTGCGTCCCAAGCTCAAGCCGCGCGTGCGCGTGGGGATGAGCGGGGTGAGCTGGTTCGATCTCGACGCCGAGTTCGTCACCGATGATCAGGCGGTGGATCTGGGCGCGGTGCGCATGTGGCTGGAGTCGGGCCGGCGCTTCGTGCCCCTCAAGGACGGCAGCTTCGCGGAGGCGGACCCCGCCGAGATCAAGCGCGTGGCAGACATCCTGGAGGAGGCGGGCGCGATGCCGGGCCGCACGCGCACCCGGCTGCCGCTGCACCAGGGCGTGGCGCTGGACTTGCTCGCGGACCTGGGCGAGTTCACCGAGGTGGAGGCCAAGGCGCGGCAGGCGATGATGGAGCTGCGCGACACCGCCGGCGTGCCCAAGATCTCCATGCCCGAGGGGCTCCAGGCCACGCTGCGCCACTACCAGGAAGGGGGCCTGTCCTGGCTCTGGTTCCTGCACCGGCACGGCCTGTCCGGCATCCTCGCGGACGACATGGGTCTGGGAAAGACGATCCAGTCCCTGAGCCTGCTGCAGAAGGTGGCGAACGAAGAGGGCCGCAAGCCCTCGCTCGTGGTGGCCCCCACCAGCGTGCTCGCCAACTGGGAGCGCGAGGCCGAGCGCTTCACCCCGGGCCTCAAGGTCATGGTGTGGCACGGCCAGGACCGCAAGGAGCGCGCCGAGGACCTGAAGGACATGGACCTGGTGCTGACGTCCTACGCCCTGGTTCGGCGCGACCTGGATCAGCTCTCCCAGGTGGGCTTCCGCTACGTCATCCTCGACGAGGCGCAGAACATCAAGAACGCCGACAGCGCCACCGCGCAGGCGTGCAAGTCACTGCCCAGCGACACGCGCCTGGCGCTCACAGGTACCCCGCTGGAGAACCGCCTGAGCGAGCTGTGGAGCCTCTTCGACTTCCTCATGCCGGGCTTCCTGGGCAGCGCCGAGGGCTTCAGCGACCGCTACGAGCAGCCCATCCAGGTGGCCAACGACATCTCCGTGCGAGACCGGCTGCGCCGCCGCATCCAGCCCTTCATCTTGCGTCGCCTGAAGACAGAGGTGGCCAGCGACCTGCCGCCCAAGACGGAGAGCGTCGCCTGGTGCGAGATGGAGCCCGGCCAGGCCGCGCTCTACCGCGAGGTGCTGGACGAGAGCCGCCGCAAGGTCAGCGAGAGCATCGAGAAGGTGGGCTTCAAGCGCAGCCGCGTGTCGATCCTCGCCGCGCTGATGCGCCTGCGGCAGGTGTGCTGTGATCCGCGCCTGCTCAAGCTGCCGCCCAACACGCTGTTGCCGCCCAGCGCCAAGGTGGAGCGCTTCGGCCAGCTCGTGGACGACCTGGTGGCCGAGGGGCACCGCGCCCTCGTCTTCAGCCAGTTCACCGAGATGCTGGAGCTGCTCAAGGCCGAGGCCGACAAGCGGGGCCTGCAGTACCTCTATCTGGACGGCCGCACCAAGGACCGCATGGCCAAGGTGGATGACTTCAACCGCCCGGACGGTCCTCCGCTGTTCTTCATCAGCCTCAAGGCGGGCGGCACCGGCCTCAACCTCACCGCGGCCGACTACGTCATCCACTTCGACCCGTGGTGGAACCCGGCCGTGGAGGACCAGGCCACGGACCGTACCCACCGCATCGGCCAGACCCGGGCCGTCATCAGCTACAAGCTGATTACCCGCGGCACTGTCGAGGAGAAGATCCTCAGCCTCCAGAAGCGCAAGAAGGACCTCGCCGCCGGAGTGCTCGGCACGGAGGGGGACTTCGGTAAGTCCCTGACAGAACAGGACATTCAGGACCTGTTCAACGAGGGCTGA
- a CDS encoding MFS transporter, producing the protein MKTATKLGLLSSLYLSQGLPFGFFTQALPVLLRKQGMSLPDIGLTHLLALPWALKFLWSPYMDRYGSERLGRRRGYILPLQVLSAGVLLLLAVPVEGVSTQGLLAAVLLVNLLAATQDVATDGLAVNLLTSREMGLGNGIQVAAYRVGMILGGGLMLVVFDATGWRPTLLSLGAMLLVATVPVLLYREPPSAPPAPQSLGLRWWLQRPGAGGWLVLLLLYKAGEALATGMLRTFLADAKLSLTDIGWMLGGVGFTAGLAGALVGGALVNRLGRRRALILFGALQTGAVLLYALATKGASLPVLALVCGVEHLASGMATAALFTVMMEECRPEHAGADYTVQASVVVIATGLSAAVSGFSAEAIGYSGHFLLAAALSAVGTAYVLFTFHPTRAHSLRATPEASS; encoded by the coding sequence ATGAAGACCGCGACGAAGCTCGGCCTGCTGTCGAGCCTCTACCTCTCGCAGGGGCTCCCCTTCGGCTTCTTCACCCAGGCGCTGCCGGTGCTGCTGCGCAAACAGGGCATGTCGCTGCCCGACATCGGGCTGACGCACCTGCTCGCGCTGCCCTGGGCGCTCAAGTTCCTCTGGTCTCCTTATATGGACCGGTACGGCTCGGAGCGCCTGGGCCGGCGGCGCGGGTACATCCTCCCGCTGCAGGTGCTGTCGGCAGGTGTCCTTCTGCTGCTCGCGGTCCCTGTCGAGGGCGTGAGCACCCAGGGACTCCTCGCCGCCGTGCTGCTCGTGAACCTGCTGGCGGCCACCCAGGATGTGGCCACCGATGGGCTCGCCGTGAACCTGCTCACCTCACGGGAGATGGGCCTGGGCAACGGCATCCAGGTAGCGGCCTACCGGGTGGGGATGATCCTTGGCGGCGGGCTGATGCTCGTGGTGTTCGATGCCACGGGCTGGCGCCCGACCCTGCTGAGCCTTGGGGCCATGCTGCTCGTGGCCACCGTGCCCGTCCTGCTCTACCGCGAGCCCCCTTCCGCACCTCCGGCACCGCAGAGCCTGGGGTTGAGGTGGTGGCTCCAGCGCCCAGGCGCGGGAGGGTGGCTGGTGCTGCTGCTGCTCTACAAGGCCGGAGAGGCGCTCGCCACGGGCATGCTGCGCACCTTCCTCGCCGACGCGAAGCTCAGCCTCACGGACATTGGCTGGATGCTCGGCGGCGTCGGCTTCACTGCGGGGCTCGCGGGCGCGCTGGTGGGCGGCGCGCTGGTGAACCGACTCGGGCGGCGGCGCGCGCTGATCCTCTTCGGGGCGCTCCAGACCGGGGCCGTGCTGCTCTACGCGCTGGCCACGAAGGGCGCCTCGCTGCCGGTGCTCGCGCTCGTCTGTGGCGTGGAGCACCTGGCCAGCGGCATGGCCACCGCTGCGCTCTTCACGGTGATGATGGAGGAGTGTCGCCCCGAGCACGCAGGCGCCGACTACACCGTGCAGGCCTCGGTCGTCGTCATCGCCACGGGCCTGTCGGCCGCCGTCAGCGGGTTCTCCGCCGAGGCCATCGGGTACTCCGGGCACTTCCTCCTGGCCGCCGCGCTGAGCGCCGTGGGTACCGCCTACGTGCTCTTCACCTTCCACCCGACTCGGGCGCATTCGCTCCGAGCCACTCCGGAGGCGTCATCATGA
- a CDS encoding MBL fold metallo-hydrolase — protein MSLSFLTLGVGDAFSALYYSSCLAVEAEGQVLLIDCPHPIRKMMREASQSSGIPLDADRVAGVALTHLHADHSSGLEGLGYFSFFLLKRKLALLCHPEVAHRLWEGHLAAGMECLIEKHGESPRPKHFEDYYAHTPLSTETAVSFGPFSIECRRTYHHLPTTALRIRAGGRCLGYSADTAFDEGLIAWLAEADLVVHETNYGVHTPYAKLAALPAELRARMRLIHYPDDFDTAASVIEPLAQGRRYTV, from the coding sequence ATGAGCCTGTCGTTCCTCACCCTCGGAGTCGGAGATGCCTTCTCCGCGCTGTACTACTCCTCGTGCCTCGCCGTGGAGGCGGAAGGTCAGGTGCTGCTGATCGACTGCCCGCACCCCATCCGCAAGATGATGCGCGAGGCCTCCCAGTCCTCCGGAATCCCGCTCGACGCGGACCGGGTGGCCGGTGTCGCCCTCACCCATCTGCACGCCGACCACAGCTCCGGGCTGGAGGGCCTGGGCTACTTCTCCTTCTTCCTGCTGAAGCGGAAGCTGGCGCTGCTCTGCCACCCAGAGGTGGCCCATCGCCTCTGGGAGGGGCACCTGGCCGCCGGCATGGAGTGCCTCATCGAGAAGCACGGCGAGTCCCCCCGACCCAAGCACTTCGAGGACTACTACGCCCACACCCCGCTCTCCACCGAGACGGCCGTGAGCTTCGGGCCCTTCTCCATCGAGTGCCGCCGCACGTACCACCACCTGCCGACCACGGCGCTGCGCATCCGCGCGGGCGGACGGTGCCTGGGCTACAGCGCGGACACGGCCTTCGACGAGGGACTCATCGCGTGGCTGGCCGAGGCGGACCTCGTGGTGCATGAGACGAACTACGGCGTCCACACGCCCTACGCGAAGCTCGCGGCGCTGCCCGCCGAGCTGCGCGCCCGGATGCGGCTCATCCACTACCCGGACGACTTCGACACCGCCGCGAGCGTCATCGAGCCGCTCGCACAAGGGCGCCGCTACACGGTATGA
- a CDS encoding ABC transporter ATP-binding protein has translation MEPSPSPAPAPPALAIQVRGLVKRFDDTVAVAGIDFEVRSGQCVGLLGPNGAGKTTTVEILEGLQKPTAGEVRLLGRSWEKDEAALRERIGLALQETRFYERLTVEETVRLFRSFYKQGLEVEEAIALVRLEEKRGAHSVKLSGGQRQRLALAVALVSDPELLFLDEPTTGLDPQSRRALWDVIEGLKGKGRTVVLTTHYMEEAQVLCDQVIIMDHGRIVGQGTPAELIASIGGDQVIEFATTSAFPVEAFADIPTYVSHHPRGEGHTLTVKELHRALPGLLSAVSSRGTQLRYLSTRQATLDDVFLALTGRSLREDNAS, from the coding sequence TTGGAACCCTCGCCCAGTCCTGCTCCCGCTCCGCCCGCGCTCGCCATCCAGGTACGGGGCCTCGTCAAACGCTTCGACGACACGGTGGCCGTCGCCGGCATCGACTTCGAGGTGCGCTCGGGCCAGTGCGTGGGGCTGCTCGGCCCCAACGGCGCGGGAAAGACAACGACGGTCGAGATCCTCGAAGGGCTGCAGAAGCCCACCGCCGGAGAGGTGCGGCTGCTGGGGCGGAGCTGGGAGAAGGATGAAGCGGCGCTCCGCGAGCGCATCGGCCTCGCGCTCCAGGAGACGCGCTTCTACGAGCGGCTGACGGTCGAGGAGACGGTGCGCCTCTTCCGCTCCTTCTACAAGCAGGGGCTGGAGGTAGAGGAGGCCATCGCGCTGGTGCGGCTGGAGGAGAAGCGCGGGGCGCACTCAGTGAAGCTCTCCGGCGGCCAGCGGCAGCGGCTGGCGCTGGCGGTGGCGCTGGTGTCGGATCCGGAGCTGCTCTTCCTCGACGAGCCCACCACGGGCCTGGATCCGCAGTCTCGGCGCGCCCTCTGGGACGTCATCGAGGGGCTCAAGGGCAAGGGCCGCACCGTGGTCCTCACCACACATTATATGGAGGAGGCGCAGGTGCTCTGCGACCAGGTCATCATCATGGACCACGGTCGCATCGTGGGCCAGGGCACGCCCGCCGAGCTCATCGCCTCCATCGGCGGAGACCAGGTCATCGAGTTCGCCACCACCTCGGCCTTCCCCGTCGAGGCGTTCGCGGACATTCCCACGTACGTGTCCCACCACCCCCGCGGCGAGGGCCACACCCTCACGGTGAAGGAGCTCCACCGGGCCCTGCCTGGGCTGCTCTCGGCCGTCTCGTCTCGCGGCACGCAGCTGCGCTACCTCTCCACCCGCCAGGCCACGTTGGACGACGTGTTCCTCGCCCTCACGGGCCGCAGCCTTCGCGAGGACAACGCGTCATGA
- a CDS encoding TetR family transcriptional regulator, producing MGRPSNTEERRQQIVAGLLRVMAERGYERASVTEIAKAAGLSPGLVHYHFKDKQEILLTLVEQLSALVRERVAARLARVKGDDARARVEAFLDAFLATGADADPAAVASWVTISAEAIQQPEVRTLYERAVRSDLEQLEELVGAVTGKRKARAVAAGLFAAIQGYFVLSASVPGLVPPGSAASTVKRMAAGLLDGAQPSEEA from the coding sequence ATGGGCCGTCCATCCAACACCGAGGAGCGCCGCCAGCAGATCGTCGCCGGGCTGCTGCGGGTCATGGCCGAGCGGGGCTACGAGCGCGCCTCGGTGACGGAGATCGCCAAGGCCGCGGGCCTGAGCCCCGGGCTGGTGCATTACCACTTCAAGGACAAGCAGGAGATCCTCCTGACGCTGGTGGAGCAGCTCTCCGCGCTCGTGCGCGAGCGGGTGGCGGCGCGGCTCGCGCGGGTGAAGGGAGACGACGCTCGGGCCCGGGTGGAGGCGTTCCTGGATGCCTTCCTGGCCACCGGAGCGGATGCGGATCCCGCCGCGGTGGCGAGCTGGGTCACCATCAGCGCGGAGGCCATCCAGCAGCCCGAGGTGCGCACCCTCTATGAGCGGGCGGTGCGGTCGGACCTCGAGCAGTTGGAGGAGCTGGTCGGCGCGGTGACGGGCAAGCGCAAGGCGCGGGCGGTGGCCGCCGGGCTCTTCGCGGCCATCCAGGGCTACTTCGTGCTCTCCGCGTCGGTGCCGGGGCTGGTGCCGCCGGGCTCGGCGGCGAGCACGGTGAAGCGCATGGCGGCGGGGCTGCTCGACGGGGCCCAGCCCTCGGAGGAGGCATGA
- a CDS encoding 2-hydroxyacid dehydrogenase — MAPHVRPRVFVTRQLPGEALGRLSKHVELRVWEEELPPPREALLELARGVEGLITLLTDRVDAPLLEASPSLRAVSNVAVGYDNIDVAACTARRIAVGNTPGVLTETTADFAFALLMGLARRVAEADGYVRAGQWRTWSPTLLLGADIHGATLGIVGLGAIGAAMARRARGFGMRVLYVNRHPKPELEAVLGLRRVDKATLLAESDFVSLHVPLTPETRHWMGRAELAAMKPGAMLVNTARGTVVDQAALAEALAGGRLGGAALDVTEPEPLPMDSPLLKLPNVLLAPHIASASHATRGRMASMAVDNLLAALDGRRPPHCVNPELFP; from the coding sequence ATGGCTCCCCACGTCCGACCACGCGTCTTCGTCACCCGCCAGCTCCCTGGAGAGGCCCTCGGCCGACTGAGCAAGCACGTGGAACTCCGGGTGTGGGAGGAGGAGCTTCCCCCGCCCCGAGAGGCCCTGCTGGAACTCGCACGCGGAGTGGAAGGGCTCATTACCCTGCTCACCGACCGGGTAGACGCGCCCCTGCTGGAGGCTTCTCCCTCACTGCGGGCGGTCAGCAACGTGGCGGTGGGGTACGACAACATCGATGTAGCGGCATGCACTGCCCGCCGGATCGCCGTGGGCAACACGCCAGGGGTCCTCACGGAGACGACGGCGGACTTCGCCTTCGCCCTGCTCATGGGCCTGGCGCGGAGGGTGGCGGAGGCCGATGGGTATGTGCGGGCCGGCCAGTGGCGGACGTGGTCCCCTACCCTGCTGCTGGGCGCGGACATCCATGGGGCCACGCTCGGAATCGTCGGCCTGGGCGCGATTGGCGCCGCGATGGCCCGGCGGGCGCGGGGATTCGGGATGCGGGTGCTGTACGTCAACCGCCACCCGAAGCCGGAGCTGGAGGCGGTGCTGGGGCTGCGGCGGGTGGACAAGGCCACGCTGCTCGCCGAGTCGGACTTCGTCTCGCTCCACGTGCCGCTGACGCCGGAGACGCGGCACTGGATGGGGCGCGCGGAGCTGGCCGCGATGAAGCCGGGCGCGATGCTCGTCAACACCGCTCGGGGGACCGTGGTGGATCAGGCCGCGCTCGCCGAAGCGCTCGCCGGTGGACGCCTGGGCGGCGCGGCGCTCGACGTCACCGAGCCCGAGCCCCTGCCCATGGACAGCCCGCTGCTGAAGCTTCCCAATGTCCTGCTCGCCCCGCATATCGCCAGCGCGAGCCATGCCACCCGCGGCCGCATGGCCTCCATGGCCGTGGACAACCTGCTCGCCGCGCTGGACGGGCGCCGCCCGCCCCACTGCGTCAACCCGGAGCTCTTCCCATGA
- the recN gene encoding DNA repair protein RecN, translating into MLLGLRISNVAVIEEVEVAFGAGLTVLTGETGAGKSILVDALGLLLGSRADADVIRAGCDEAAVEGVFACSPALAARLEELGLPALGEEVLVRRVLGRNGRGKAYVNGSLVTVGVLSRLTRGLVDIAGQHEHVSLFDSSLHRTLLDRYGELGEALATYGQHYARVREVEERMESLGGDEARVRERAEFLRFQLEEINRLAPEPGEDVKLDVERRRLGSAEKLKRQASEAELLIAGDESSVLETVGRALGLLNDAARCDATLAPIVQSLGSAVAEIEESQRRLNRYTEGLESDPSRLAEVEERLDAIKRLCRKHGTALDGVLKKRGELEVELSTLENRKEILEGLAKERQVAQARARESATGLSRARAACAGEFSLQVREGLAGLALGKAAFEVRVTPGETLRPEGIDEVEFFFSANPGEPPRPLAKVASGGEASRLLLALKRALADSDGCGCYVLDEADSGVSGAIADVVGRMIKEVSGHRQVLCITHLPQVAAYADAHLLIRKGLKGERTVSEVVPLAAGAERTQELARMLSGVEVTREALGAAEALVRSANRALGSTPRPRRVSTPGGGARGRLRRSA; encoded by the coding sequence GTGCTGCTGGGACTTCGGATCTCGAACGTCGCGGTGATTGAAGAGGTGGAGGTTGCATTCGGGGCGGGGCTGACCGTGCTCACGGGAGAGACCGGAGCCGGAAAGTCCATCCTCGTGGACGCACTGGGGCTGCTGTTGGGCAGCCGGGCGGATGCGGATGTCATCCGGGCGGGTTGTGACGAGGCCGCCGTGGAGGGCGTGTTCGCGTGCAGTCCGGCGCTGGCCGCGCGCCTGGAAGAGCTGGGGCTGCCGGCGCTGGGCGAGGAGGTGCTGGTGCGCCGGGTGCTGGGGCGCAACGGGCGTGGCAAGGCGTACGTGAACGGCTCGCTGGTGACGGTGGGGGTGCTCTCCCGGCTCACGCGAGGGCTGGTGGACATCGCCGGCCAGCACGAGCACGTGAGCCTCTTCGACTCGAGCCTCCACCGCACGCTGCTGGACCGCTATGGCGAGCTGGGCGAGGCCCTGGCCACGTACGGTCAGCACTACGCCCGCGTCCGCGAGGTGGAGGAGCGGATGGAGTCGCTGGGCGGCGACGAGGCCCGGGTGCGCGAGCGCGCCGAGTTCCTGCGCTTCCAACTGGAAGAGATCAACCGCCTGGCTCCGGAGCCGGGCGAGGACGTGAAGCTGGACGTGGAGCGGCGCCGGCTGGGCAGCGCGGAGAAGCTCAAGCGCCAGGCGTCCGAGGCCGAGTTGCTCATCGCCGGGGACGAGAGCTCCGTTCTGGAGACGGTGGGGCGGGCCCTGGGACTGCTCAACGACGCGGCGCGGTGTGACGCGACGCTGGCGCCCATCGTCCAGTCGCTGGGCTCGGCGGTGGCGGAGATCGAGGAGTCGCAGCGGCGGCTCAACCGCTACACGGAAGGGCTCGAGTCGGACCCCTCGCGGCTGGCGGAGGTGGAGGAGCGCCTGGACGCCATCAAGCGGCTGTGCCGCAAGCACGGCACCGCCCTGGACGGCGTGCTCAAGAAGCGTGGGGAGCTGGAGGTCGAGCTGTCCACGCTGGAGAACCGCAAGGAGATCCTCGAGGGGCTCGCCAAGGAGCGGCAGGTGGCCCAGGCCCGGGCGAGAGAGAGTGCTACAGGCCTGTCGCGCGCCCGCGCTGCCTGTGCGGGGGAGTTCTCGCTCCAGGTGCGGGAGGGGCTGGCGGGGCTGGCCCTGGGCAAGGCCGCCTTCGAGGTGCGCGTCACCCCGGGGGAGACGCTGCGGCCCGAGGGCATCGACGAGGTGGAGTTCTTCTTCAGCGCCAACCCTGGCGAGCCTCCGCGCCCGCTGGCCAAGGTGGCCTCCGGCGGCGAGGCGAGCCGGCTGCTGCTGGCGCTCAAGCGAGCGCTCGCCGATAGCGACGGGTGCGGCTGTTACGTACTGGACGAGGCGGATTCGGGTGTGAGCGGGGCCATCGCGGACGTGGTGGGCCGGATGATCAAGGAGGTCAGTGGCCACCGGCAGGTGCTCTGCATCACCCACCTTCCCCAGGTGGCCGCCTATGCGGACGCTCACCTGCTCATCCGCAAGGGGCTCAAGGGGGAGCGTACCGTCTCCGAGGTGGTTCCCCTGGCCGCGGGGGCCGAGCGGACGCAGGAGCTTGCCCGCATGCTCTCGGGGGTGGAGGTGACGCGCGAGGCCCTGGGGGCGGCGGAGGCCCTGGTGCGGTCGGCGAACCGGGCGCTGGGGTCCACGCCCCGTCCCAGGCGGGTGTCGACGCCTGGCGGTGGGGCACGGGGGCGGCTTCGACGGAGCGCCTGA
- the coaD gene encoding pantetheine-phosphate adenylyltransferase: MTIAVYAGSFDPVTAGHLSVIRQAARLFGHVVVVVAVNPKKRTLLTAAERVELLREVVALHPNVTVASTEGIVVEYARAIGASVLLRGVRGATDAQFETELAQTNRALAPDISTLFLPAEAHLAEVSSSALKDRLSRGEDISAFCPAAVAAKLRQRLLEPRSPV, translated from the coding sequence ATGACCATCGCCGTCTACGCCGGCAGCTTCGACCCGGTCACCGCCGGGCACCTCTCCGTCATCCGACAAGCCGCGCGCCTCTTCGGCCACGTGGTGGTCGTCGTCGCCGTCAACCCGAAGAAGCGCACCCTGCTCACCGCGGCCGAGCGCGTGGAGTTGCTCCGGGAGGTGGTGGCGCTCCACCCCAACGTCACCGTGGCCAGCACGGAGGGCATCGTCGTCGAATACGCGCGGGCCATCGGCGCCAGTGTCCTGCTGCGTGGGGTGCGCGGGGCCACCGACGCCCAGTTCGAGACGGAGCTGGCGCAGACCAACCGCGCCCTGGCTCCGGACATCTCCACCCTCTTCCTCCCCGCCGAGGCACACCTCGCGGAGGTCAGCAGCAGCGCCCTGAAGGATCGCCTCTCGCGAGGGGAGGACATCTCGGCCTTCTGCCCGGCCGCCGTCGCTGCCAAGCTGCGCCAGCGCCTCCTCGAGCCCCGGAGCCCCGTATGA
- a CDS encoding adenine phosphoribosyltransferase: protein MNADIHLADEVLARLRDVPDFPRPGIVFKDITPMLADPILFGRVINAMSAPFRGQHITKVVGVEARGFILGAPVALALNAGFVPARKPGKLPHRTVIERYSLEYGADGLEMHQDAVLKGERVLIVDDVLATGGTAEATAKLATQLGGELVGFSFLMVLGFLDGAKRLGADRVRSLITL, encoded by the coding sequence ATGAACGCCGACATCCACCTCGCTGATGAAGTCCTGGCCCGGCTGCGCGACGTGCCGGACTTTCCCCGCCCCGGCATCGTCTTCAAGGACATCACCCCGATGCTCGCGGACCCCATCCTCTTCGGCCGGGTCATCAACGCGATGTCGGCGCCCTTCCGGGGCCAGCACATCACCAAGGTGGTGGGCGTGGAGGCGCGCGGCTTCATCCTCGGCGCGCCCGTGGCGCTGGCGCTCAACGCGGGCTTCGTCCCCGCGCGCAAGCCCGGCAAGCTGCCCCACCGCACCGTCATCGAGCGCTACTCGCTGGAGTACGGCGCCGACGGGCTGGAGATGCACCAGGACGCCGTGCTGAAGGGTGAGCGGGTGCTCATCGTGGACGACGTGCTGGCCACGGGCGGCACCGCCGAGGCCACCGCGAAGCTCGCCACGCAGCTGGGAGGAGAGCTGGTGGGCTTCAGTTTCCTCATGGTGCTCGGCTTCCTGGACGGCGCGAAGCGCCTGGGCGCCGACCGGGTGCGCAGCCTCATCACCTTGTAG